The sequence TCTGGTGTTACAGGAACAAATTGCAGCGCAAACGGTGAAGAAAATCATGCCTTTTTTGAAGAAAATCATGCCCTGGATGGTTCTGCCGCGGGCACAGGAAATCAGGGGCGATCCTCTTCGGGATCTGCACGCCCGACCGCGTCGGGTCAGGGCGTATCTACGCCGGGATCACCGCCTCATCAGGAGGCCCATGCCTCCCCGGCTGATTCCACCCAGTGCCAACCTCCTCGCGCCGCGTGTCACCCTACGGTGGGGTCGGTCCCCGCCTGCACAACCAGGCAACCAACGACGGGGGACAAGTCTCCCTCCCGCTTTGCGCCTATCCCCCGCATCTACACGAGGCAGGACCCGCACTGCACCGATCCTGTGCACATTGTGCCCCTCCAGCCGACTGCGCCTGACTCCTCTGGATCGTCTGCGCCAGGCTCCTCTTCTCCTGATGCATCGCGCGCCGCAGAAGATCCTCCTGACGTTGTTGTCTCCCCCTCGGGATCCGTTAGGATCCGCTGCTTCGTTGGAGGTTGCGCCTACGGGATCCTCTGTGCCCGCTCCAACCACCTCCGTTCTTCCGCGTACATGTCTTCAAAGTGGTACACTACAACCTGTTAATTATAAAACAAAATATGGGTTGGTTGCTGTTGTTCCTATAGGCGAACCCCGCACTGTTCATGAGGCTCTTGCAGATCCCAAGTGGAAACAAGCCATGGATGATGAATTTTTTGCTCTCCAGAAAAACCGTACCTGGCATCTTGTTCCTTCTCGTCCAGGTCTCAATGTGATTGACTGCAAAAGGGTGTTTCGCATCAAGAAAAAGTCAGATGCCACTATCGATCGCTACAAAGCACGCTTGGTTGCAAAAGGGTTCAAACAAAGGTATGGGCTTGATTATGAGGACACTTTTAGTCCGGTTGTTAAAGCTGCCACTATTCCCCTTGTTCTCTCCATTGTTGTATCCAGAGGATGGAGTCTTCGTCAGCTAGACTTACAGAATGTGTTTCTTCATGGCGTTTTGGAAGAGGAAATatatatgaaacaacctcctgggtttgtagATCCACACAAGCCATCTCATATCTCTCGACTGGACAAATCTCTGTATGAACTCAAACAGGCTCCACGAGCATGGTATTCTCGCTTGAGTTTTAAGTTGTAGGCTCTTGGGTTTGTTCCCTCCAAGTCTGACACTTCCTTGTTCATTTACAATCAGCATGCCACAGTTATCTTTGTTCTcatctatgttgatgacatcattgtCACAAGTTCCTCTAATGCAGCAGTCATGGCTcttttgaaagatttaaattctGAATTTGCTCTTAAAGATCTTGGTGATTTGCATTATTTTCTTGGAATTGAGGTCAAGCCGAACAAAGAGGATGGTCTTCATCTCTCTCAGGAAAAGTATACTACTGATCTTTTGAGCAAGGCAGGGATGCAGAGTTGTAAGCCATCATTGACACCTTTGTCTAGTTCAGAAAAACTTTCTCTTGCAGAAGGTGTGCCCTTGAGTCAGGGGGATGGCACTAAGTATAGGAGTTTGGTGGGTGCACTTCAGTATCTCACACTCACAAGGCCTGATATTTCATTTGCAGTTAATAAAGTGTGTCAATTTCTCCATGCACCTACCTCAGCTCACTGGACTGCTACTAAACGTATACTGAGATATGTGAAACATACTCTGAATGTTGGACTAACATTTACCAAGTCATCATCTACTCTTGTTAGTGCGTTCTCCAATTTTGACTGGGCAGGATGCTTGGATGACAGGAGGTCCATAGGAGGATTTGCTATTTTCTTTGGCCCCAACTTGATTtcttggtgtgcaaagaaacaggCAACTGTGTCACATTCCAGCACTGAGGCAGAATATAAGGCATTGGCTAATGCTACAGCAGAAATTATATGGGTTAAGGCTATGCTCAAGGAGCTTGGGATACGTCATACACAAACTCCATGTCTTtggtgtgacaatattggtgcgaCATATCTTTCTGCTAACCCTGTTTTTCATGCAAGAATCAAGCACATTGAAATTGATTATCACTTTGTCGGAGAAAGGGTTGCTAGCAAGGAACTGGAGATTCAGTTTGTTCCTTCTAGAGACCAAATTGCAGATGGCTTTACAAAGGCCTTGGCTACAAAACAGTTTGAGGAATTCAAGCGTAATCTGAACTTGAGGCCttcagattaagggagggtgttaaccAATATTGTTGTCAGCGCATTATATCATACAAGGGTATTGTTAGGAGATAGTTAGTTAACTTATCTTTGTATTCTATCCTTATCTCCCTCCCTTGTATATCTCTCCCGTATGGTTAGATTGTAACCACCGGAACCCTTGTACTCCAAGACATGTCAATACATATATATGCAGGTCACCATGTTACGGTGATTGATACGCTTAAACCATTATTCAACATGGACTCCTTCGCACGCAGCCACCAGTCCATGAACGAGTCGTCGTGCTCGAGCGGTGGCGCTGGCAAGCGTAGCCAAGATAGGACCTCATGCCATGTCTGCTTGGTGAATGGGCATGTGAGCATCAAGTGTCTGATCGTCTCCGGTTCTTGGTCGCACAGGAGGCACCGCGGGTGGTGCTGTAGGCCACGGCGAGTGAGTCGCTCTGCTGTCCAGCAGCGGTCTTGGCATGCCAGCCAATGGAAGAACTTCACTTTGGGAGGTGCCTAGCTCCTCCAAATCAGCTTCGAAGAGTGGCAGCCCGTCGCTCCCTGAAATGTTGTCCGGCAGCAAGACTGGGCAGAGTATGCACCATTGGCGGTCCAGCTCCAAAGCAGCTTGTCCGGCACGTTGGACAGCTCGACCTGCTGCACCAAGTGCCAGAGCTGCAGGTACTCACCGATCTCGGGAAGGCTGAGCAGACCTTGGATATCACGCGCCCATCGGTTGCCGTCCATGGCCTCCGCCACTGTTCGTGATTTCCTGCGATGCTTGGGGATGCACTGAAAGAGCCTGGGCGCAATGGCGCGGATGGATTGGCTGCCGAGCCAGTGATCCTCCCAGAACAAGGCGGTCATGCCGTCCCCAATGGCCATGGTCGTGGAAGCGTAAAAGAGCGCGCGCTCCTCCAGAGTGAATTGCAGGTCCAGCCCCTGCCATGCTCGACCGGCGTCCGTGCGGGCGAGCCATAGACAACACAAACGTAGCGAGAGCCCCGTGCGCTCCAGGTCTCGGATGCCAAGGCCGCCATAATCGAGCGGGCGGCATACCCGGCGCCAGTTCACATGGCAGTGTCCACCGTGAGCATCAATGCGGCCAGCCCAAAGGAACCCATGCTGGATCTTCTCAAACTGCTCCAGGATTTTCTTTGGTGGCGCGAGTGCGAGCAGCTGATGGATCGGAATCGCGCTGAGGACCGACTTGACGAGCGCCAGCCGTCCAGCCTTGTTCACCAGCCATGCCTTCCAAGAAGGGAGCCGGCCGGCCACCATGTCGACGAGGGGCTGCAGCTGGGCCGCGGAGGGGTGGCAGATGGTGAGCGGAATGCCTAGATAGGTGACCGGCAGGGTCACGACCAGGCACCCAAGCAGCTTCAACAGCCTCGTCGTCGAATCGTCGTCGTGTATCACCGTGGCCGAGCTCTTGGTGTAGTTCACCCGGAGTCCGGACGCCATGCCGAACACGTCGAGGATGCCTTTGACAGCGGAAATCTCCAcggcattggcatggcaaaagagcatcATGTCGTCGGCATAGAGAGAGATTGTCGGGATGGCGCGCCGGGGATGCAGCTGCTGGAGGATGCCTGTCTGGAGGGTGCGACACATCAGCCTCCCAAGTGTGTCCACCGCGAGCACGAAGAGCTGCGGGGAGGTGGAATCGCCCTGTCTCAGTCCGCGGCGATGCCAGATTGGCGGGCCGGGAACACCGTTGAGCATGACACGGGTGCTCGCCGAGGACAGCAAGATGGCTAGCCACTTCCTGAACCTGTCCCCAAACCCATACTGGCGTAGCACCTCAAAGCGGAAGGGCCAGGAGATGGAGTCGAAGGCGCGCGAGGTCGAGCTTGAGCATGATCCTGGGCGTGCCAAGTTGATGCAGCATATTGAGGGATTGCCAGACAAGAACGAAGTTGTCTTGGAGGCTACGTCCGGCAATGAACGCGTTTTGGTTGCGACTGACATGGGTGTCGAGCTTTGGGGCGAGGCACAATGACAGGACCTTCGCAAAGATCTTGGCCACTATGTGAATGAGGCATATCGGCCGATAGTTGCCGAGCTTGTGGGCATCCGCGCGTTCGGGCAACAGGGTCAACAACGCCTGGTTAAGCTTACTGAACCCGCGCCCTCGCAGAGCGTAGAGCAGCTCGAAAACGTCCCAGACATCCTACCGGATGATGCTCCAGCAAGCGCGCAGGAACTCCGCGGTGAAGCCGTCCGGTCCGGGCGCTTTGCGTGCCGGCATGCACTTGACCGCCTCCCATATCTCCTCCTGGCAGAAGGGCGCGTCGAGGCATTCGAGGTCACTAGGGACGATGAGCTGGGAAAGATCCAGGGTGCAGTCCTGGTCGACGGCGGTGCCCAACAAGCCATCAAAATGCATGAATGGAGCGTTTGCCATCTCCTCGTGGTCAGAGAGCACATGCCCGTCCACAACAAGGTTGTGCACACGGTTCTTCTTCCGACGGAAGGAGCATTAccggtggaaaaaactcgtgttggtGTCGCCGTCCTTGAGAGACGTGATGCGGGCACGCTGCCGAGCGATCGTGTGCTCCATGGAAGCCATGCCGAGGTAGGCGAGCTTGAGCTGCTTGCGCAGCCACTCCTCCGGTGGCGAGAGCGCTCGGTCCTCACGCGACTTGTCAAAGTGCAAGATCAGCTCACGACAAGTCGCAAGATCAGCTCACGGGATATGGTGAGCTCGTCCCGAATGTTGCCCGTGGACTTGGTGCTCCAGCTCGAGAGGCGGCGTGCAGTGGCCTGTAGGCATTTGACCAGCCGCCAAAAGGGGTCGTCGTCGTGCACCGAGCTCTAGGCCACAACAACGGTGTCGTGGAAGCCGTCCAACCGAAGCCAGTAGTCCTCAAAGTGGAATCGTTTGTGGACCGACGGCATGGGAGAGCAATCCAACAGCAATGGGCAGTCATCCGACACGACCGAAGCAAGGCATCAGAGGTGACATTCGCCGTGTGCATTGACTTCTCATGATCATTAGCTATAGCATGCAATAGTGTTTAGAAGAGGTCATATGCTaagggatttttttttttgaaaaaggcgCTAAGGGATTTTGGTCCAATCACATAagcaaacattttaaatagcgcgctatagcattTTAAGTAGGGCCGCCGCTAAGAAccatagcgcgctatttaaaactatgctcATGATAGTGCTTAAGGAAGGCTTGTCATGCAACTATCACGGAAGAGATATGCTTATATTTTAACAGACTCATTCACAAAGATACTACACATCCATGGAAGATAACGTTGCATCAGGCAGTGTAATGAGAGCAAGCGAGAACAGTGGCTCGGGGAAACATCGTGGTGCGGTGACAGGGTGTCTGTTTTAGCGGTTTGGGAGGCGAAGTGGTCGGTCCGGATGTTGCGTAACCTCGGAACTAGGGTGAAAGTCAGAACGGCAGCTCCAGAACCGGTAGGATGTCGGGGTGGCGAGCCCGGATCAATGTGCTCGTCAATGTGTTGGATGCTCCGGCCGGTGCATGGTGTTGAGGTATGTGTTCTTCGCCACCATTATCAAGGCTTCCCAAACCTTCTTATTTATGGGTTTGGTTTGTTTCTTCTTCAGCGACGAGCATGTATGCAGTGCGGTGGTGCGGTTGTGCATTGTTGTGCGAAGCGTCTTCTTCCGCGCTCCTACGGGAACGACTGAGGTTTTCCTTCATTGTCATCTGGGTTCTGTGTTGGTGTTTGGTGGTAACGATTGTTTGTCATCTTCTGTTGCTTTGACTACTGGTGGGCTTTGTAGCCTCCAGAATCTTCAGACACAGCTCGTGACAGTTCCTCTAAAAAAGAAGATAACAATTCCAGTGTTCCTGTTGCCTGTCATTCCTAACCATTTCCCCACAATGTGCTTGAGCAATAGTGTTGGGCGCATTCAGTTATAATTCTTGAGAAGAAGGTAGCAAGGAAAACTACTTATATAAGAACTAGGACATGGTAGAGAACAATAAATGTAAGAGGTTGAACTCTATTCATATTCCAATAGTTGGCGCGGCAGCTATGCCATTTATTATCTGCATGTTTGTTGAAGGCTTGAACTTCAGCGCTTTTCATTCAGTTGGATTTGGTTATAGCACAAACGTCCAATTTTTTTCTTAAAGTTCTGTTTATTTTCCGAGCTGCTGGATATTCGTCCAGTCATGCTTGTTACCTCTTCAGTCAAAACCAAATCAAGGGATAAGCTAAATATTACCGCTCAATAAGGAACCCGACTTCTTTTCGACATTCCGctatcaactactccctccgtccgggtttattaggctggtcacaatgggcaagaacataagctagtaattacacacttccctagactatgttacaaCCTTCATAGTTGGTAGGAACATCTATGtggtgtcatgcaacgatgtatttattaggttatagactcattgtttcttggagtgtgtgatgttccgataacttagctagttaccacaagcacctctctcttcattaaatatgtgccacataagcaaagttgtattgaagtgtgtgatgttactcctaagttcctccccattgtgaccagccttaggcCTCTCAGCCACAATAGTACGTCCCGATTTATAAGGCCCTTCTAATTAATTTTCTTGGAATCAAACTCATTCAGTTCCGAAGGACCGAGGAAAATTAACTAGTCCATTGCGTGCAGCGACATAAACGGACGCATGGGCTTCTCGTAGTCTTCAGATTGGCCATACTAGCGGCCATGCATCAGCATGCGCGTGAACTCTGGGTTGCTGGCTGGATTACCTAGAGTGTGCATTAAATTACGTGGCTACCAAAACGTATGTCACAATTAAACACCGCAAATTTTCACCTTAATCAAGGCCCGTTACTAGGTTTCTTGGTCCTGCCGATCTTGTCTCTGgacccaataaacccggacggagggagtattaccaaTCGTTATCGCAACACCCAACCATCACGAAAGGATATATTTATAGCTCAGCAGACTCCATCACAAAGGTACTATGCATATATCATCCCTCGAAAACTATGACTATACCTGATCTATTTACTCAAACCTACTGCTGAACTTCCCGAAGATAGTTCTATTCTGTTGCTGGGCATATGGCTTGTTCACTGTCTCGCATATTTAACGTATGATAGTGAGCAGTAACTGGTAATAGTTTAGGCAGAATGCACCAATTGCACATTAGAAAGTTTCCTGAGAGAAGTTTGTATTGGACCATTTGCATTAGTACTGTCAATTGATTAACACAACAtatatgatgtactccctccgttacaaattactcgtcgtggttttagttcaaattggaactaaaaccacaacgagtaatttggaacggagggagtacatacgagtCAAAGGCTGTGTTCTTTTTTCTACCAAATTATCACTAAAATTTGCACTCAGTAGACTGATCCCTTTCAACAAAGTCAAAAGCATGTCTTATTTGTTGGAACTAAAGTGCGTTCCGCGCAGACAATACCGTTCCCCTGTCACAACCACCACCAGTTGCATTCTTTATGGCTTTCAACGTGCCATAAGCTTTCACAATGAACTGCCATCCATCGTTACCGCAATGACTCAACTCTTGCGAAAGAGATATATTTACATCTTAGCAGACTCGGTTAAAAAAGTACTATTATGGATATACCATCCCTCAAAAACTATGCACATACTTGGTCCATCACTAAAGAATTGCAGTGGCATATGTTTAATAACCATTTACTCAAACCTTCTACTGAATTTGCCGAGATAACCATTTGGCTGAGTTGAAAGGAATCAGCCTGCCTGAAGATAGTTATATTCTGTTGTTGGTCATACGGCTCGCTTGCTCTCTCAGTCATTTAACCTATGATAGTGAGCAGTAAATGATAATAATTATAAGGAATGCCCCAATTGCTCATCGGAAAGTCTTGAGAGAAGTTTGGTTCAACCATTTGCATTAGTATTGTCAAATGATTGAAATTTTACAGTCTTCACTTTGCACGAAACGAAATTTAATTGGAGATCACTGCCCACCCCTTATCAATGTCACATCAGCATTTGAGATAAAAAAATCAGCCTTGCAGGTTTAGCACAAGATAACATCAATAGATCATGCTTCTTTTTCAACCAAATGGTCACTAACATGTTGCACTCGGTAGACTGGTTCCTTTCAGCTCAGCCAACAGCATGTGTTCTTTGTAAAAGATCATCTTAGAAGCACAAGCATAGCTTTGGTCTGCGTTTCTTTAGATCTCAAAATATTGAAATAATGTGCATTCTGCAAGGACAATGCTAAAATAAGAACGATTCCTGCAATATCCCGACGGACAAGCGAGCAAAATTTAGGTTAATGTAGGCCTTTGAAGAGATGTTGCAAGGTGATGGGATATCCTGCTAGGCCGCTGCACCGTCCCGCAAATAAGCCTGCAAAGCTGCTGCTGGGTTGACCATGTTTACTCTAGCGGGCTCCAGCAGACGCACCGCATAACCGCGTCGACGTCTTAGGAGCTAGTTCCCTGTAAGAGTCAGTAGCACCATCCTGACTCCTGAATAAGCTAAACATCAGGATCATCCATCAGGCTGCTAGGATCAGCATTGTGTGAGTTCCATCGGAGTGTCCATCTCTTGTCCAGTTTCAGTTATAACTACAGAGTGACGAGGGCCGGTCACTGTGGAGTTCAGAGTCACGGCTGAAGTGCCATATCCTATTAGGGCCAAGCCAAAACCATGATCCCAAGGTCCATATCCAGCAGCGAGATGGCCAAGCACATATGGCACTTGATTGGCAACATTCAGCGGGGGCAGCGGGCAGGCTGAAAAAGCAGACTTAAAAGGGGTTTCCTTGGACAGAAAAAGTTGCATGTATACCAGTGTTCACAAAACTAACAGTTACAGTCCTCACTTGATTGAGAACCTCATGAGCTACAGGGTTGGAAGAAAGTGATGCATTAGCCTGTTGAGGAGCTAGCGAGGCAAACAGAGGAATCGTTCGGAAAATCTTCAGGGGGCACGGGACACTAGAGCTGGCAGAAGAGTCTTCGGAAATAGACGCATTCCACACAGTATAGGTGCTTCTGCAGTTCTGAATGTGAATGTTACTGGCATGAGAACGATTGGTTGCTGGCGGGGCTGCCGCACTGTCCGCTAAAAATCAAGCGGCCCGAGGCGGGCAACCGCGCGGTGCGCGGTGGCCGCTAAAAAAGCTGGCTCCCGCTTTGGTGTTTAGCGGGCAGCCGCCTACAACCTCAGATGCTGGAGATGAACAAAGATGAGATCACAGAGAACAAGATTAAGGCTTACCTCAGATATGTACGATAAGCCTCTTTCCGATCCACACTTTGATGGGCGTCGACAAAATGGCAAACTTGTTAATGATAGCCCATGATCCCTTGCTCATGACCAGCGGCTGGTAGTTTTGGGATTCAGCACCCTTGTATCTGGCCCAGAGCCCCAGACAATGTTCCTTGATGTTATGCATGCCGTCTGAATATGCTCATCTAAACCTTAACTCCAGGCTCTAGTCTTCCTTTTTGTGCTTTTACTTTATGTATTCTAGTTTTCGCCCAGTTTTCCCTCAGTTAACTAGGCAACTTTCCTCTTATATATGAAAAAGGGAGAGCTCCTGGCCTTGCCTCatcaagtatttcaaaaaaaaaaaactaatgcatTTTTATGGCTTTCAACACGGCGTAAGCTTTTCACCCATAGTATAAAGGTTCGGTCCAGGTTTTACCAGTGCCCCATATTTTCATTAATATAAACAAGGTGGGCCAGGGAGGACAGCTCAGTTTCTACATTATTTTTCGTTACATAATTTACAGCTAGTATGGTTGGGTTTCTACATTCTGGCATAAACACATGCTACATCACAGGAAATCCCATACAGGGATGGTGTACTGGCCTTGATCCGTGGTCTGGTGGCCCAGTTGAGGATTGCTGCTAAGAAACTGCAATGACTGGATATCTGGAGGGGGAGCCTGCACCAAAACACACGAAAACTAGATGTCATCATTTTGCCGTCTTAAGAAAATTAGCCAACAAGAAAGTTTTCGAATGAGCTCATGTGATGTAATGCTGATTACAGAGTCACTTGACCGACAACATCACCTACATGAATATCTCCAATGGAGAGAACTTATTCTAGAGGGGTATGTATGGATATGAACTCAATGCTCACCTAAAAGTCCTACCCTAGCAACTGTTGAAGAAATAAGTGGAGTAAAATCCCTTGGAAAGGACAACACGGGTGTAACCAAACATATAGTGCAAAAATGCAGAATCACCTGGTGCATTTGTGGACCGCTATGAAAGGGTGGTTGTTGTAGATGAGGTTGCTGAAGATGCACAGGTGATTGTTCCTGCATCTATCGACACACCGATTTGCAGTGAGAGCAAAGTACAAATTGTATTTTTTTTCAAGAAATAAAAAACATGTCCACTACCTGCCCAAATGGCGACATGCCAGAAAATCCTTGAAGAGAATTAAGACCAAATTGCTGTGTAACATATGGTGCCTGTTTGGTAAAGCTATAATATATCAGACTGAAACTATAGACGTACAAACTATAATGATAATCATCTTCACTCATCTGTTCATCAAAACAGGGGTCTATGGAAAAGAGATAAGTTTCACCTGCATCAGATGACTTGGAGCAAGGAACTGGTTGGTTGGAGTACTCATGTGATTTGGGATGTCATTCGATATTGTGGGAGCAAGAACCCTAAGTGGCAGTTCAGCCTCCTCAGGCTCCACTAGACCTGCAACAGCTTAATAAGATAAGACATTCATCATGTTCAATCCAGCATGGAGCAGCTTAGGTGATGAACATACCTTGTCTACCTTTTTTCTTTTTACTTGATTCAAGAGGACTTTGCTGCTGCCGACGATTCTCtacatttttatttttcttactaCTTGCTCTGCGAGGTTCACTGTTGCTGGTATCATTCTGAGGCAAATTTGGCTGTTGACTTCTCATGATAGTGCTTAAGGAAGGCTTGTCATGCAACTTTGCTTGCAAAAGAAGCTCAACTTGTTCCAGGAGCTGATCATATTGGCTCTCCATAAATCTCTGACCTTCAATGTTTTCTGCAGCCTTTGCTGCCACTTTATATAAAGTTCGATACAGCGAATTGTGCCGTTTAGACACCGTGAACTTGGGATCTTCACCCACAGCAGCAAAACCGAAGTTCTCCTTTGGAGATTCACTCTGAGCATCCTTTCGCCATCTTTTCAAAATATATTGTGGTGGAAGTTCTTTAATATTTTTTATCTCAAGAACTTTCAGTGCATGGCAACATGGAAGGCCTACAAATTCAAACTTCTTGCAGCTACAAAGGACCATATATTCTGATGAGTCAAATCTAACAAAATGAACTTGAGGTCTGTTTTTGACAGTTACCTCATACTCGGATATTGGTCCAATTTCACCACAGCAATAAACCATGCAGGCCAAGACCAGTTCAAATTCTAACCTGAACAGCTCAAACAGTGCAGGGGTATATGTATTAGCAGCTTGCCAAAGTAACCGCAGAGGTGGTACCCTCTGTGTCATTTGAACTCCAAGGTAGTCAGCTTCTTGTTCAGCTAGACGTTTCTCCTCTAAAAATTTATCATATCTGCTAAAGAAGTATGGAAGATCTATTTCTGTTTTGAGAACACCTGTCAGGATGGCATCCATGTTATCACTTCGGAGTGTGGCTGCAATATCTGCACAGAATATATCACGCCCATAAGGCAAAGCCCATCTTTCTCTATCCTCATACAATTTACTTAGCCACTCGTTGTCTTTCAGATTGTACTTCGCCAAGAGGATTTCCCAGCTAGACAAAAAGTCCCCCTCCTCCTCATAGTCATACAAAGACCGACTAAAATCATGGGCAAAAGTTTCCGACCCTTGGAATGTATCGCTTAGTACCTTGGTGGCATTTTGATACAAATGCAACAGTGAGAAGCGATGAGCAGTCCCTGGCCAAGCAGAAGCAACTGCATCGCTTATTGCTGTAGAGCGATCAGTCAAAACTGTTCTTGGCTGCTTTCCACTCATAGCAGACTTGAAAGTTTCAAACAACCACTTGAAGGATTCGACTGATTCATCATAAATAAATGCTGTACCAAATATGGTTGGCTGCTTATGATGGTTAACTCCAATGAACAACAACAGAGGCCTACAATAATCACTTATGCTATACCTTGTGTCAACACATACTACATCACCGAAGTAGTTAAAGTCCATCACTGATTTAACATCTGCCCAGAATACATTTCTGAATTGGTCGTCTTCATCCACTTGAATGGAACAGAAGAATGAAGGATTCTCGCCTTTCATCCTCTGTAAATATTCAGAAATTGCCCGAGCATCGCCCAATTGCATATCCGTCGTGTGCCTTGTCCTAACATAATTTTTATAGTCATTTGGTATCAAAACAACTTTTGGTGGATCTGGAGGCTGCTGTAACTTTGCTAATAACTTCTGTGATCTCAGAATCTGAATGTCCACCACAGGAGCTTCAAGATCATGATTGTGATCGGCCACACACTCTGTCACTACATATTTGCCGCTAGTAGTGATTTTAACAGTCATGTGTGCTTCACAGCCAGTTCTTGTTTCTGCTCGTTGTTTCTTTGGCTCGGCAGTAAAACTTTTAGGGCGGAATCCCTCTTTAGAACATACATAAGCCCGAGATTTCGTAACATTATTTGCTGTTTTCTCAGAGCATCCTTTTCGGACATTGAATCCTGCAGTTCCAGCATAGCTGACATAAAACTCGTAAGCCTTGTCTTCATTCAGGAAAACCATACCAACTTTTGGCTCTCCTCCAGGCCCAGCTACTACTTCAGTTTCTGGATCCTGTTCCGCTTCAACTATTTCATATTCTTTACTCTCAGGCTGGACAAAGGGCAAACAATCATACGTATTAaagtgaatgggagattcaaatactccctccaatccatattacttgtcacAGCTTTAGTACATCTTtgtaatatggatcagagggagtacaaTAATACGCAAGCATAGCAGTTCATATGGAAAAAATGGTGTAAACTCACAGAAATCATTATTCCCTTTTCATGTAAAGTAACCAAAGAAAAGTATTATCTCAAAAG comes from Triticum aestivum cultivar Chinese Spring chromosome 5B, IWGSC CS RefSeq v2.1, whole genome shotgun sequence and encodes:
- the LOC123113496 gene encoding protein FAR1-RELATED SEQUENCE 5 isoform X2, with translation MADAPPPPGPPASSSDPAPPAEPGDPLSLSRGYLSLRQAGPASEEEASPAPAGPPDERCRAMMEVVRKDNGAGGEEGKWRVSKLVVEHNHGLGAAPTGEAASSAPELGMEFDSVHDAKGFYYGYGERAGFKARTGSNRRSAGTGGMIMQRFLCCRGNYSYRKGNKAKDSDPAKEVEDGAAGGGEGEGKVEAPKKRGRKPGKKSTPVIEVENSVEKGVAIAGAENGQAVPSTKNLGRGGDKKDVAEKDVESVVELEEEHVEVEDAAQDGAHDLGDGDDAGSDAGEGVMEKEVEVKEKRGRGRPRKAVTEGNALQACVSTDLGVTASQCAVDERKKILNKYLSKRQSRPASGRPAKPLERRSKRLEKQNLQNEKKPESKEYEIVEAEQDPETEVVAGPGGEPKVGMVFLNEDKAYEFYVSYAGTAGFNVRKGCSEKTANNVTKSRAYVCSKEGFRPKSFTAEPKKQRAETRTGCEAHMTVKITTSGKYVVTECVADHNHDLEAPVVDIQILRSQKLLAKLQQPPDPPKVVLIPNDYKNYVRTRHTTDMQLGDARAISEYLQRMKGENPSFFCSIQVDEDDQFRNVFWADVKSVMDFNYFGDVVCVDTRYSISDYCRPLLLFIGVNHHKQPTIFGTAFIYDESVESFKWLFETFKSAMSGKQPRTVLTDRSTAISDAVASAWPGTAHRFSLLHLYQNATKVLSDTFQGSETFAHDFSRSLYDYEEEGDFLSSWEILLAKYNLKDNEWLSKLYEDRERWALPYGRDIFCADIAATLRSDNMDAILTGVLKTEIDLPYFFSRYDKFLEEKRLAEQEADYLGVQMTQRVPPLRLLWQAANTYTPALFELFRLEFELVLACMVYCCGEIGPISEYEVTVKNRPQVHFVRFDSSEYMVLCSCKKFEFVGLPCCHALKVLEIKNIKELPPQYILKRWRKDAQSESPKENFGFAAVGEDPKFTVSKRHNSLYRTLYKVAAKAAENIEGQRFMESQYDQLLEQVELLLQAKLHDKPSLSTIMRSQQPNLPQNDTSNSEPRRASSKKNKNVENRRQQQSPLESSKKKKGLVEPEEAELPLRVLAPTISNDIPNHMSTPTNQFLAPSHLMQAPYVTQQFGLNSLQGFSGMSPFGQMQEQSPVHLQQPHLQQPPFHSGPQMHQAPPPDIQSLQFLSSNPQLGHQTTDQGQYTIPVWDFL
- the LOC123113496 gene encoding protein FAR1-RELATED SEQUENCE 5 isoform X1; translated protein: MADAPPPPGPPASSSDPAPPAEPGDPLSLSRGYLSLRQAGPASEEEASPAPAGPPDERCRAMMEVVRKDNGAGGEEGKWRVSKLVVEHNHGLGAAPTGEAASSAPELGMEFDSVHDAKGFYYGYGERAGFKARTGSNRRSAGTGGMIMQRFLCCRGNYSYRKGNKAKDSDPAKEVEDGAAGGGEGEGKVEAPKKRGRKPGKKSTPVIEVENSVEKGVAIAGAENGQAVPSTKNLGRGGDKKDVAEKDVESVVELEEEHVEVEDAAQDGAHDLGDGDDAGSDAGEGVMEKEVEVKEKRGRGRPRKAVTEGNALQACVSTDLGVTASQCAVDERKKILNKYLSKRQSRPASGRPAKPLERRSKRLEKQNLQNEKKPESKEYEIVEAEQDPETEVVAGPGGEPKVGMVFLNEDKAYEFYVSYAGTAGFNVRKGCSEKTANNVTKSRAYVCSKEGFRPKSFTAEPKKQRAETRTGCEAHMTVKITTSGKYVVTECVADHNHDLEAPVVDIQILRSQKLLAKLQQPPDPPKVVLIPNDYKNYVRTRHTTDMQLGDARAISEYLQRMKGENPSFFCSIQVDEDDQFRNVFWADVKSVMDFNYFGDVVCVDTRYSISDYCRPLLLFIGVNHHKQPTIFGTAFIYDESVESFKWLFETFKSAMSGKQPRTVLTDRSTAISDAVASAWPGTAHRFSLLHLYQNATKVLSDTFQGSETFAHDFSRSLYDYEEEGDFLSSWEILLAKYNLKDNEWLSKLYEDRERWALPYGRDIFCADIAATLRSDNMDAILTGVLKTEIDLPYFFSRYDKFLEEKRLAEQEADYLGVQMTQRVPPLRLLWQAANTYTPALFELFRLEFELVLACMVYCCGEIGPISEYEVTVKNRPQVHFVRFDSSEYMVLCSCKKFEFVGLPCCHALKVLEIKNIKELPPQYILKRWRKDAQSESPKENFGFAAVGEDPKFTVSKRHNSLYRTLYKVAAKAAENIEGQRFMESQYDQLLEQVELLLQAKLHDKPSLSTIMRSQQPNLPQNDTSNSEPRRASSKKNKNVENRRQQQSPLESSKKKKGRQGLVEPEEAELPLRVLAPTISNDIPNHMSTPTNQFLAPSHLMQAPYVTQQFGLNSLQGFSGMSPFGQMQEQSPVHLQQPHLQQPPFHSGPQMHQAPPPDIQSLQFLSSNPQLGHQTTDQGQYTIPVWDFL